A stretch of Treponema vincentii F0403 DNA encodes these proteins:
- the rplF gene encoding 50S ribosomal protein L6, with the protein MSRIGKLPVAVPAGVKVNIADGSLTVEGPKGKLSRTYNSLVQVKFENSAVSVSRVNDTKEARSFHGLYRNLIHNMVLGVSQGFSKTLVINGVGYRAEVQGKLLVMALGYSNDFIALIPEGIEVKVEPQGNKVIISGIDKEKVGEFAAQIRKLRLPEPYKGKGIRYETEVIKRKVGKTGVK; encoded by the coding sequence GTGTCAAGAATTGGAAAACTTCCGGTAGCTGTTCCTGCCGGAGTAAAAGTCAATATCGCCGACGGTTCGTTGACCGTTGAAGGCCCCAAAGGAAAGCTTTCCCGTACCTATAATTCATTGGTGCAGGTAAAGTTTGAAAATTCGGCAGTTTCCGTGTCGCGGGTAAACGATACTAAAGAAGCCCGTTCGTTTCACGGTTTGTATCGGAATTTAATTCACAATATGGTTTTGGGCGTCAGTCAGGGCTTTTCTAAAACCTTGGTGATTAACGGCGTCGGTTACCGTGCCGAAGTGCAAGGAAAACTGTTGGTAATGGCTTTGGGCTATTCAAACGATTTTATCGCGTTGATCCCCGAAGGCATTGAGGTAAAGGTTGAGCCGCAGGGAAATAAAGTTATTATCTCCGGTATTGATAAGGAAAAAGTCGGCGAATTTGCAGCGCAGATCCGTAAACTCAGATTACCCGAACCCTATAAAGGAAAGGGTATCCGTTATGAAACCGAAGTCATTAAACGCAAAGTCGGTAAGACCGGTGTTAAATAA
- the rplR gene encoding 50S ribosomal protein L18 — protein MFKKRIEKDRKRFKRKVHIRKRIYGTAERPRMTVFRSNKNISVQVIDDDASVTIASVSTLEKDFKPLKANIESGAKIGEELGRRLKEKNITAVVFDRNGYLYHGVVQAVADGARKAGINF, from the coding sequence ATGTTTAAAAAGCGAATCGAGAAAGATAGAAAGAGATTTAAGCGTAAAGTTCATATCCGTAAACGGATTTATGGAACAGCTGAACGTCCTCGTATGACTGTGTTCCGCAGTAATAAAAATATTTCGGTGCAGGTTATCGATGATGACGCAAGCGTTACTATCGCTTCGGTGTCGACACTCGAAAAAGATTTTAAGCCGTTAAAGGCAAATATCGAATCTGGGGCAAAGATCGGGGAAGAACTCGGTCGCCGCCTCAAGGAAAAGAATATTACTGCGGTTGTTTTTGATCGAAACGGTTATCTGTATCACGGTGTGGTGCAGGCAGTTGCAGACGGTGCCCGTAAAGCGGGAATAAATTTCTAG
- the rpsE gene encoding 30S ribosomal protein S5: MDRQKDFNRDSSHREKELVEKLVKLNRTAKVVKGGRRFSFSALTVVGDQNGHVGYGFGKANDVSQAIKKSIERAKANMIHIPLKNGTIPHEVQAKFKGSSVLLRPARSGTGIIAGGTIRAIMEAAGAANVLSKSLGSNSAVNVVRATFEAASELMDAKTIAKNRGKSITDVWG; the protein is encoded by the coding sequence ATGGATCGTCAGAAAGATTTTAACAGAGACAGTTCGCATCGTGAGAAGGAACTGGTAGAAAAGCTGGTTAAGTTAAACCGGACTGCAAAAGTTGTAAAAGGCGGCCGCCGTTTCTCTTTTTCCGCTTTAACGGTTGTCGGTGATCAGAACGGACATGTGGGATACGGCTTCGGTAAGGCGAATGATGTGAGCCAAGCCATTAAGAAGAGTATTGAAAGGGCAAAAGCGAATATGATTCATATTCCGTTGAAAAACGGTACCATTCCGCATGAAGTGCAGGCTAAGTTTAAGGGTTCTTCCGTATTGCTTCGCCCTGCCCGTTCCGGTACGGGAATTATCGCAGGCGGTACTATCCGGGCGATTATGGAAGCGGCCGGTGCAGCGAATGTTCTTTCAAAGTCCTTGGGGTCAAACTCCGCAGTAAATGTCGTGCGGGCTACTTTCGAGGCTGCATCGGAATTGATGGATGCTAAAACGATTGCTAAGAACCGCGGAAAGTCTATTACGGATGTCTGGGGGTAA
- the rpmD gene encoding 50S ribosomal protein L30, which translates to MAKKIRITLVKSTIGQKKPVRATVRSLGLGKLHSVVEHSASPAILGMVRAVSHLVETEELD; encoded by the coding sequence ATGGCAAAGAAAATTCGGATTACGTTAGTTAAAAGTACCATTGGACAAAAAAAACCGGTTCGCGCAACCGTTCGTTCCTTGGGACTTGGAAAATTGCATTCCGTAGTTGAGCACTCCGCTTCTCCCGCCATCTTAGGTATGGTACGGGCGGTTTCTCACTTAGTTGAAACAGAGGAGCTTGATTAA
- the rplO gene encoding 50S ribosomal protein L15, which yields MSDFILNAPKGANKKKRIVGRGSSSGRGTTSGKGNKGQNARSGGKTYIGFEGGQMPLYRRVAKKGFSNYPFKEEYSVVNLFIIDEKYSDGETVNKETLKAKGLVKKQTSLVKVLASGELTKKLTVDVDKVSAQAQAKIEKAGGTVVKQNG from the coding sequence ATGTCTGATTTTATATTGAATGCGCCGAAAGGGGCAAATAAGAAAAAGCGCATTGTCGGCCGCGGTTCTTCATCCGGTCGGGGAACGACATCAGGTAAAGGAAATAAAGGCCAGAATGCGCGCTCCGGCGGTAAAACGTATATCGGTTTTGAAGGCGGACAAATGCCGCTCTATCGCCGTGTTGCGAAAAAGGGCTTTTCCAACTATCCCTTTAAGGAAGAATATTCGGTAGTAAATTTATTTATTATCGATGAAAAATATTCCGATGGGGAAACCGTTAATAAAGAAACGCTGAAGGCAAAAGGTCTTGTAAAGAAGCAAACTTCTTTGGTAAAAGTGCTTGCTTCCGGAGAGCTTACAAAAAAATTGACGGTTGATGTAGATAAAGTTTCCGCACAGGCTCAGGCAAAGATTGAAAAAGCCGGCGGGACGGTCGTTAAGCAGAACGGCTAA
- the secY gene encoding preprotein translocase subunit SecY, with translation MANNAFVNVFRIKELRDRILFTIGILIVFRLGSVLTIPGIDPHALSAYFQSQVRGNAFVDYMDFFVGGAFSNFSVFMLGVMPYISTQILMQLALFVFPSLKKIAEDDGGRKKIQVWTRILTVFVALIQSYAVTFYAYSIPGAIVLQSRFMYIFVTMLTVTTGTMITVWLGEQITARGIGNGISMIIFAGIIVRLPHAVSQMIRLVRLGELNLVFVVIALIMFVGIIVLVVYEQQGQRKIPVHYAKRVVGRKMYGGQNTYIPFKINPSGVIPIIFASSFLTFPISIATTIGPNVRWLNSLAQFLRPNGLWYNIFYLILIVFFAYFYTQVSLNPTEIAKQIRENGGSIPGIRTDKTEEYLQRILNRLILPGSLYLALIAVLPTVIQTIFGFPQSISMLMGGTSLLILVGVDLDTMSQIEAQLKMHHHEGLVKRGKLRSRNL, from the coding sequence ATGGCTAACAATGCATTTGTAAATGTATTTCGGATAAAAGAATTACGCGACCGTATCCTGTTTACGATTGGAATTTTGATAGTGTTCCGACTCGGTTCGGTGCTGACTATTCCCGGTATTGATCCCCATGCGCTATCGGCATACTTCCAATCGCAAGTGCGTGGTAATGCCTTTGTCGATTATATGGACTTCTTTGTCGGCGGGGCATTCTCCAACTTTTCCGTATTCATGCTTGGCGTTATGCCGTATATCTCAACTCAGATTTTGATGCAGCTTGCGTTATTTGTGTTTCCGAGTTTGAAAAAGATTGCGGAAGATGACGGCGGTCGGAAAAAGATACAGGTATGGACGCGGATCCTTACGGTATTTGTGGCATTGATTCAATCCTATGCAGTAACCTTCTATGCCTATTCGATACCCGGTGCTATCGTGCTTCAGAGCAGATTTATGTACATCTTTGTTACGATGCTTACCGTAACGACGGGTACGATGATAACGGTCTGGCTTGGCGAGCAGATTACAGCGCGCGGTATCGGAAACGGTATTTCGATGATTATCTTTGCCGGTATTATTGTCCGGTTACCACACGCCGTTTCTCAGATGATCCGACTGGTGCGGCTCGGCGAATTAAACCTTGTCTTTGTCGTTATCGCATTGATTATGTTCGTCGGTATTATCGTTCTGGTTGTTTATGAACAGCAAGGACAGCGGAAGATACCGGTGCACTATGCAAAACGGGTTGTCGGACGGAAAATGTACGGCGGACAAAACACCTACATTCCGTTTAAAATCAATCCGTCGGGTGTTATTCCGATTATCTTTGCATCATCGTTTTTGACGTTCCCGATTTCGATTGCAACAACGATAGGGCCGAATGTCCGCTGGCTGAACAGCCTTGCGCAGTTCCTGCGTCCGAACGGATTGTGGTACAATATCTTCTATTTGATCCTTATTGTGTTCTTTGCATATTTTTATACACAGGTTTCATTAAACCCCACGGAAATTGCAAAGCAGATAAGGGAAAATGGCGGCTCTATTCCCGGCATTCGAACCGATAAAACCGAGGAATACTTGCAAAGAATTTTAAATCGTTTGATTTTACCCGGTTCTTTGTATTTGGCACTGATTGCCGTCTTACCGACTGTGATACAGACCATTTTCGGCTTCCCTCAGTCGATTTCGATGCTGATGGGCGGTACCTCGCTTCTCATCTTGGTTGGTGTTGATCTTGATACCATGAGTCAAATTGAAGCGCAGCTTAAAATGCACCACCATGAGGGATTGGTAAAACGAGGAAAGCTCAGATCACGGAATCTGTAG
- the rpmJ gene encoding 50S ribosomal protein L36, which produces MKVRTSVKPICDKCKVIKRNGIVRIICTNPKHKQRQG; this is translated from the coding sequence ATGAAAGTAAGAACCAGCGTAAAGCCTATTTGCGATAAATGTAAGGTTATTAAACGCAACGGAATTGTGCGGATTATCTGCACTAATCCCAAACATAAGCAGCGCCAAGGCTAA
- the rpsM gene encoding 30S ribosomal protein S13, which yields MARISGVDLPNKHVNIALTYIYGISHSSAKAICEKSKIDPMRMINDLNQDELAAIRAVIDQDYKVEGRLRTEVALNIKRLMDIGCYRGLRHRKGLPVRGQRTRTNSRTRKGKKKTVAGKKK from the coding sequence ATGGCTCGTATTTCTGGGGTCGACCTCCCCAATAAACATGTTAATATCGCGTTGACGTATATCTATGGAATATCTCACTCATCTGCAAAAGCAATTTGCGAAAAATCGAAAATTGATCCGATGCGGATGATCAACGATTTAAATCAGGATGAGCTTGCCGCCATCCGTGCCGTTATCGATCAAGACTATAAGGTTGAAGGCCGGCTTCGTACCGAAGTTGCTTTGAATATCAAGCGCTTGATGGATATCGGCTGCTATCGCGGTTTGCGGCATCGCAAGGGCTTGCCCGTTCGCGGACAACGTACAAGAACTAATTCCCGTACTCGCAAAGGTAAGAAAAAGACCGTTGCAGGTAAGAAGAAGTAA
- the rpsK gene encoding 30S ribosomal protein S11 — protein sequence MATTAKKRKEKKSVYEGNVYIQATFNNTIITITDLKGNALSWASSGGLGFNGAKKSTPFAAQTVAETAVQRVQQYGLREVHVFVKGPGVGRESAIRTLGVMGLKVRSINDVTPIPHNGCRPRKTRRI from the coding sequence GTGGCTACAACCGCAAAAAAACGAAAAGAAAAGAAGAGCGTATATGAAGGAAATGTCTATATTCAGGCAACCTTTAATAATACCATTATTACGATAACCGATTTGAAGGGCAATGCGCTGTCTTGGGCATCCTCCGGCGGATTGGGATTCAACGGTGCTAAAAAATCTACCCCCTTTGCTGCACAGACAGTCGCGGAAACGGCTGTGCAGCGGGTTCAGCAGTATGGATTACGGGAAGTTCATGTGTTTGTAAAGGGCCCCGGCGTAGGTCGTGAATCCGCAATCAGAACACTTGGCGTTATGGGACTGAAAGTTCGGTCTATTAATGACGTAACCCCTATTCCTCATAACGGCTGCCGTCCCCGTAAGACCCGCCGCATCTAA
- a CDS encoding DNA-directed RNA polymerase subunit alpha, with protein sequence MARKNLLKGFKKPKGLEFAADVSNDSYGKFTASPFETGFGTTIGNCLRRVLLSSIQGYAISAVKITSYGADDVPHSISSEFEAIPNVTEDTMEVLNNLKQMRLRLPNEIEQDTFLFDFKGPCSVKAADFAKPGQLEILSGDLHIMELMENAHVELEVQVDFGRGYVPAETNEKYVEVVGTISLDTIFSPVRKVSYEIQPCRVGQRNDYDKLVLEIWTDGTIRPEDALAEAAKIAKEHFTVFVNFNENELLSDDEADESDEMIKQLLDTPITELDLSVRASNCLKNANVSTIRDLTMMTEDEISKTRNVGKKSLQEIQEKLAERNLSLGMTDYSHLKNSIKLSRQKEETDEA encoded by the coding sequence ATGGCTCGTAAAAATCTTTTGAAAGGATTCAAAAAACCAAAAGGTCTGGAATTTGCAGCGGATGTCTCAAATGACAGCTATGGTAAATTTACGGCGTCTCCCTTTGAAACAGGCTTCGGCACAACGATCGGCAATTGTTTACGGCGTGTTTTGTTGTCTTCAATACAAGGGTATGCTATTTCCGCTGTAAAAATTACCTCTTACGGTGCTGATGATGTGCCGCATAGTATATCAAGCGAGTTTGAAGCAATTCCAAACGTAACCGAAGACACGATGGAGGTTTTGAATAACCTTAAACAAATGCGGCTGCGGCTGCCGAACGAGATTGAACAAGATACCTTTTTGTTTGATTTCAAAGGCCCCTGCTCCGTTAAAGCAGCCGATTTTGCGAAACCCGGTCAGCTTGAGATTTTATCCGGTGATCTCCATATTATGGAGTTGATGGAAAATGCTCATGTTGAATTGGAGGTTCAAGTTGATTTCGGCCGCGGTTATGTACCGGCGGAAACCAATGAGAAATACGTTGAAGTTGTCGGAACAATTTCGCTGGATACTATCTTTAGTCCGGTACGGAAGGTTAGCTATGAAATTCAGCCGTGCAGAGTAGGGCAGCGTAACGATTACGATAAGCTTGTGCTTGAAATCTGGACGGACGGAACCATACGGCCTGAGGATGCATTAGCGGAAGCTGCTAAGATCGCAAAAGAGCATTTTACCGTTTTTGTGAACTTCAACGAAAATGAGTTACTCAGCGACGATGAAGCGGACGAAAGCGATGAAATGATAAAGCAGCTGCTTGATACGCCGATAACCGAACTTGATCTTTCCGTGCGGGCTTCCAATTGTTTGAAAAACGCAAACGTTTCAACAATCCGCGATTTGACAATGATGACCGAGGATGAAATTTCGAAAACTCGAAACGTTGGAAAGAAGAGTTTGCAGGAAATACAAGAAAAATTAGCGGAACGTAATTTGAGTTTGGGTATGACTGATTACAGTCATTTAAAAAATTCGATCAAGTTATCGAGACAGAAGGAAGAAACAGATGAAGCATAA
- the rplQ gene encoding 50S ribosomal protein L17 gives MKHKNGFNPLSRTSAHRRALHRNMVTSLFKYERITTTKQKAMEIRRTAEKLITRAKVDSVHNRRQAATYIWDEAILNKLFTDIGPRMKDRNGGYTRVLKLGLREGDAAQVAILELVDYTLDKSTKKSADAKKDGADKSAAKSKAAEG, from the coding sequence ATGAAGCATAAAAACGGCTTTAATCCGCTTTCACGTACCAGTGCACATCGCCGCGCATTGCACCGTAACATGGTTACATCACTGTTTAAGTACGAGCGGATTACTACGACAAAACAGAAGGCGATGGAAATTCGGCGCACTGCAGAAAAACTTATTACCCGTGCTAAAGTCGATTCGGTTCATAACCGGCGGCAGGCTGCAACCTATATTTGGGATGAGGCTATCTTGAATAAATTGTTTACCGACATCGGTCCGCGTATGAAGGATCGGAACGGCGGATATACTCGCGTACTTAAATTAGGGCTGCGTGAGGGTGATGCCGCACAGGTCGCAATTTTAGAGCTGGTTGACTATACGCTCGATAAGAGCACAAAGAAGTCGGCAGATGCAAAGAAAGACGGTGCAGACAAGAGTGCTGCAAAGTCAAAGGCGGCGGAGGGCTAA
- a CDS encoding type II toxin-antitoxin system RelE/ParE family toxin: MIKSFADSETEKIWKGYKSSKLPPEIHKRAFAKLLIINSAEKEDDLRIPPGNKFEHLLGDLKDYYSIRINNQWRIQFKFLNNEAYEVQIVDYH; encoded by the coding sequence ATGATTAAATCATTTGCAGATTCAGAAACGGAAAAAATCTGGAAAGGCTATAAATCGTCTAAGCTTCCGCCTGAAATACATAAGAGAGCATTTGCTAAATTATTGATTATTAATTCAGCGGAAAAAGAAGATGATTTAAGAATTCCACCGGGAAATAAATTTGAACATCTGCTTGGAGATTTAAAAGACTATTATTCCATAAGAATAAATAATCAATGGAGAATACAGTTTAAGTTTCTAAACAATGAAGCTTACGAAGTACAGATTGTGGATTATCACTAA
- a CDS encoding HigA family addiction module antitoxin — MDERFELPTVGEILLEEFLEPLNITSYRLSKDLGVSSSSILDLVHGKRKITVEMALRFSKYFGTTSKFWLNMQNELDLREAELKLVHDLEKIPHCKQIA, encoded by the coding sequence ATGGATGAAAGATTTGAATTACCAACAGTTGGTGAAATTTTACTAGAAGAGTTTCTCGAACCTTTAAATATTACTTCGTATAGACTTTCAAAAGATTTAGGGGTTTCTTCCAGTTCAATTTTGGATTTAGTTCATGGGAAAAGAAAAATAACCGTTGAAATGGCTCTAAGGTTTTCTAAATACTTTGGAACAACTTCTAAGTTTTGGCTTAATATGCAGAATGAATTGGATTTAAGAGAAGCGGAGTTAAAACTTGTACATGATTTGGAGAAAATTCCACATTGTAAGCAGATAGCATAA
- a CDS encoding SAM-dependent methyltransferase: protein MMMDLCKIAAAEVYGAVCKLTGKAWIPVKGFERHLDEELALQAGGVAGHTRRFLSNGSADSGLNDTAAPVSRLVYCEEIEREVFWKQLCWEEPFVMRFRSIGEAAELLRAIQRNWAHYPLNCFRRAELIGEKLPYISKKEKQYPYTVPLTGMGVWSLLDEHTLIASAKTSSPFPLGVIRFAEDHQNPPSRAYLKLWEALTLLDFYYRRAAEISFQPAKTRVAEAHLLSTPSVPADWALPQAGARCVDAGACPGGWTWVLNNLGAEITAIDRSPLADFLMREPRITFMQHDAFTLNPESLGTQDWVFSDVICYPPRLLEWVERWRASGLCSKFVCTIKMQGAPDFDTIRRFAQFPHSKIVHLTANKHELTWLCAPFIDINK, encoded by the coding sequence ATGATGATGGATTTATGTAAGATCGCCGCTGCAGAGGTATATGGTGCCGTTTGTAAGCTGACCGGTAAGGCATGGATACCGGTAAAAGGTTTTGAGCGGCATTTGGATGAAGAGTTGGCTTTGCAGGCGGGCGGTGTGGCTGGGCATACCCGGCGCTTTCTTTCTAACGGCTCTGCCGATTCCGGATTAAACGATACGGCCGCTCCAGTGAGCAGGCTTGTGTATTGTGAAGAGATAGAGCGGGAAGTATTTTGGAAGCAGCTGTGCTGGGAAGAACCGTTTGTGATGCGTTTCCGCAGTATCGGAGAAGCGGCGGAATTGTTGCGGGCTATTCAGCGGAATTGGGCGCACTATCCGCTCAACTGCTTTAGACGGGCGGAACTTATCGGGGAAAAACTTCCGTACATCAGTAAAAAAGAAAAACAGTACCCCTATACGGTGCCGCTTACCGGCATGGGGGTGTGGTCGCTGTTGGATGAACATACGCTGATTGCTTCCGCAAAAACATCGTCGCCGTTTCCGCTCGGGGTTATCCGCTTTGCCGAAGATCATCAAAATCCGCCGAGCCGAGCCTATCTTAAATTATGGGAAGCCTTAACACTGTTGGATTTTTACTATCGGCGTGCTGCTGAAATCTCTTTCCAGCCTGCAAAAACACGCGTCGCTGAAGCGCACCTACTGTCTACGCCATCGGTACCGGCGGATTGGGCATTACCGCAGGCGGGGGCGCGTTGCGTTGATGCGGGGGCTTGTCCCGGCGGCTGGACATGGGTGCTGAACAATCTGGGGGCGGAAATAACCGCTATAGACCGGAGCCCGCTGGCGGATTTTTTGATGCGGGAACCGCGGATTACGTTTATGCAGCATGATGCGTTTACGTTAAACCCGGAAAGCCTCGGCACGCAGGATTGGGTATTTTCCGATGTGATCTGCTATCCGCCGCGTTTACTTGAATGGGTTGAACGGTGGCGGGCGAGCGGTCTTTGTTCAAAATTTGTCTGCACCATTAAAATGCAGGGCGCTCCCGATTTTGATACGATACGGCGATTTGCGCAGTTTCCTCATTCAAAAATCGTCCATCTTACTGCAAACAAGCACGAACTGACATGGCTGTGCGCACCGTTTATCGATATCAATAAATAA
- the mgtE gene encoding magnesium transporter, whose product MEDKTQEMERIQELLDNKHYTALIAELAEMNAVDVAEILDKENAANAVILFRMLPKDLAAEVFALLSSEQQSAFISSITDKELGPILDELAFDDIVDLVEEMPANAVRKILANSGEEERKLINQFLKYPPDSAGSLMTIEYVSLKKNMTVKQALDYIRETGLKKETIYTCYVTDANRVLEGIVSLKELVLAPEQELIENIFESECIYVNTHDDQESVVAVFKKYAFLALPVVDAEKRLIGIITVDDVMDVMEQEATEDFQIMAAMQPSEDAYLNTGVFTLAKHRIGWLMLLMVSETFTGRIIEHYTELLARLTILTSFIPMLMDTGGNSGSQSSTLVIRGLATGEIQLRDWAKVLWKELRIAIMVGSLLGLTIFVKSYFLDRKPLLISASVGLTLIVTVTIAKLTGGLLPILAKKLHMDPAIMAGPLITTIVDAVSLIVYFRIAGLLLF is encoded by the coding sequence ATGGAAGATAAAACGCAGGAAATGGAGCGGATTCAAGAACTGCTCGACAATAAGCACTATACAGCCTTAATTGCGGAACTCGCCGAGATGAATGCGGTCGATGTGGCTGAGATATTAGACAAAGAAAATGCGGCAAATGCAGTGATTCTTTTTAGAATGCTTCCCAAAGATCTTGCGGCAGAAGTATTTGCCCTTCTTTCGAGCGAACAGCAAAGCGCGTTTATTTCATCGATTACGGATAAGGAACTCGGCCCTATTTTAGATGAGCTTGCTTTTGACGATATCGTCGACCTTGTGGAAGAGATGCCCGCCAATGCCGTACGGAAAATTTTAGCGAACTCCGGAGAGGAGGAACGCAAGCTTATTAATCAATTCCTTAAATACCCGCCCGACTCTGCTGGCAGCCTGATGACAATTGAATACGTCAGCCTTAAAAAAAATATGACGGTGAAACAGGCGCTGGACTATATCAGAGAGACGGGACTCAAAAAAGAAACGATTTATACCTGCTATGTTACCGATGCCAATAGGGTACTTGAAGGTATCGTGTCATTAAAAGAGCTTGTATTGGCGCCCGAACAGGAGCTTATCGAAAATATTTTTGAAAGCGAGTGTATCTATGTGAATACGCATGACGATCAGGAGAGCGTCGTCGCAGTTTTTAAAAAGTATGCGTTCCTTGCCCTACCCGTTGTCGATGCCGAAAAACGGCTGATCGGTATTATCACCGTTGACGACGTGATGGACGTTATGGAGCAGGAGGCTACCGAAGACTTCCAGATCATGGCCGCTATGCAGCCGTCAGAGGACGCTTACTTGAACACCGGTGTATTTACGCTTGCCAAGCACCGTATCGGATGGCTGATGCTCCTGATGGTTTCGGAAACTTTTACCGGTAGGATTATCGAACATTATACCGAATTATTGGCGCGTTTAACCATTCTTACTTCTTTTATTCCTATGCTGATGGATACCGGCGGAAATTCGGGAAGTCAATCATCGACATTGGTTATCCGCGGACTTGCAACCGGCGAAATCCAGTTGCGCGATTGGGCAAAAGTATTATGGAAAGAATTACGCATTGCGATCATGGTAGGCTCCCTGCTTGGACTAACTATTTTTGTAAAATCGTATTTCTTAGATAGAAAACCGCTCCTCATTTCCGCAAGCGTCGGGTTAACTCTTATCGTAACCGTTACGATTGCAAAACTTACCGGCGGCCTATTACCTATTCTTGCAAAAAAACTCCACATGGATCCCGCAATTATGGCAGGCCCGCTCATCACTACGATTGTGGATGCGGTCAGTCTTATCGTGTATTTTAGAATTGCAGGGCTCTTGTTGTTTTAG